A single region of the Nicotiana sylvestris chromosome 6, ASM39365v2, whole genome shotgun sequence genome encodes:
- the LOC138871557 gene encoding uncharacterized protein, with protein sequence MTYQVSAIVHSMDPKLEDPGAFTIPCTIDSADFAKALCDLGASINLMPYSVFKTLGIGQPRTTSMRFQMVDMTMKRPLGMIGDVLVQVDKFILPADFVILDCEVDYKVSIILGRPFLATRKA encoded by the coding sequence ATGACATATCAAGTTAGTGCCATTGTGCACTCCATGGATCCAAAGTTAGAAGACCCCGGTGCCTTTACAATCCCATGCACTATTGATAGTGCCGATTTCGCCAAAGCTTtgtgtgacttgggggcaagcaTTAACTTGATGCCATATTCTGTGTTCAAGACATtggggattgggcaaccaaggaCCACATCTATGAGGTTTCAAATGGTGGACATGACAATGAAGAGGCCATTGGGGATGATTGGTGATGTGCTAGTTCAGGTCGACAAGTTCATACTTCCCGCAGATTTTGTGATACTTGACTGTGAGGTTGACTACAAGGTGTCAAtaatattggggagacctttcctagctacaagGAAGGCCtaa